A portion of the Mycobacterium paraseoulense genome contains these proteins:
- a CDS encoding aldehyde dehydrogenase, protein MTRALTDALPEYQLLINGQRVPAKSGATFDSIDPYSGQPWVRIPDGGASDVDAAVAAARAALRGPWGELTPTARGALLLRLADVIAAEAETLAELEVRDGGKLAREMVGQMRSLPDYYRYFGGLADKVHGQVIPTDKPNYLVYTRNEPVGVVGAITPWNSPLLLLTWKLAAGLAAGCTFVIKPSEHTPTSTLAFAELFAKAGFPPGVVNVVTSWGPATGAALAAHPDIDKIAFTGSTSTGIAVGRAAIEHMARFTLELGGKSAQVVFPDADLDAAANGIIAGVFAATGQTCLAGSRLLVHRDVADALVDRVVARAASIRLGDPKAATTEMGPVSNKVQYEKVLEHFAAARAQGATIACGGEPATEFGGFFVKPTVLTGVDPSMRAVAEEVFGPVLAVMTFTDEDEAVEMANATPFGLASGVWTNDVHRAHRVAAGLRAGTVWVNCYRAVAPQVPFGGMGHSGIGRENGADAIHEFTETKAIWVELSGATRDPFTLG, encoded by the coding sequence ATGACGCGAGCACTCACCGACGCGCTGCCCGAGTACCAGCTGCTCATCAATGGGCAACGCGTCCCTGCCAAATCAGGGGCGACATTCGACAGCATCGACCCCTACAGCGGACAACCATGGGTGCGGATACCCGATGGTGGCGCCTCAGACGTCGACGCCGCCGTCGCTGCGGCGCGCGCGGCGTTGCGGGGGCCATGGGGGGAGCTCACACCGACGGCGCGCGGCGCCCTGCTACTCAGGCTCGCGGACGTCATCGCCGCCGAAGCGGAAACGCTGGCCGAACTCGAAGTGCGCGACGGAGGCAAGTTGGCCCGCGAGATGGTGGGCCAAATGCGTTCGCTGCCTGACTATTACAGGTACTTCGGTGGACTCGCCGACAAGGTACACGGTCAAGTCATCCCCACCGACAAACCCAACTACCTCGTCTATACGCGCAACGAGCCCGTCGGGGTGGTCGGGGCCATCACGCCGTGGAACTCCCCGCTGCTGCTGCTGACGTGGAAGCTAGCCGCGGGCCTGGCCGCCGGATGCACGTTCGTCATCAAACCGAGCGAGCACACGCCTACGTCGACGCTGGCGTTTGCCGAGCTCTTCGCCAAGGCCGGGTTTCCACCTGGAGTGGTCAACGTCGTCACCAGCTGGGGCCCGGCAACCGGTGCCGCGCTGGCCGCCCATCCTGACATAGACAAGATCGCCTTCACCGGTTCCACATCGACCGGAATCGCGGTAGGGCGCGCGGCAATCGAGCACATGGCGCGCTTCACGCTGGAACTCGGAGGCAAGTCCGCCCAGGTGGTGTTCCCCGACGCCGATCTCGACGCGGCGGCCAACGGCATCATCGCCGGCGTCTTCGCGGCAACGGGGCAAACCTGCCTGGCCGGGTCCCGCCTGCTGGTCCATCGCGACGTCGCCGACGCCTTGGTCGATCGTGTGGTCGCCCGCGCCGCGAGCATCAGACTGGGCGATCCGAAAGCGGCGACCACCGAGATGGGGCCGGTGTCCAACAAGGTCCAGTACGAGAAGGTGCTCGAACACTTCGCCGCGGCCCGGGCACAGGGCGCGACAATCGCGTGCGGCGGTGAACCCGCGACCGAATTCGGCGGCTTCTTCGTCAAACCCACCGTGCTGACCGGTGTCGACCCGTCGATGCGGGCCGTCGCCGAGGAAGTCTTCGGCCCGGTCCTGGCTGTGATGACGTTCACCGACGAGGACGAGGCGGTCGAGATGGCCAACGCCACCCCGTTCGGTCTTGCCAGCGGCGTGTGGACCAACGACGTGCACCGTGCCCACCGCGTGGCGGCGGGACTGCGCGCCGGAACGGTATGGGTGAACTGCTACCGGGCGGTCGCCCCGCAAGTTCCCTTCGGTGGCATGGGGCACAGCGGAATCGGCCGCGAGAACGGCGCCGACGCCATTCACGAGTTCACCGAGACCAAGGCGATCTGGGTCGAGCTGAGCGGCGCCACCCGAGACCCGTTCACCCTCGGATGA
- a CDS encoding thiolase family protein, with protein sequence MVTDVDIAGLGMTPMSLRPGATPGRLACDAIVAALRDASIGHADVDGLLVASSQGVRPERVGVGLAATAGLVDLRLLEHLEIKGATTLAMLQRAHYAISSGEAHTVVCVFADAPIVTGRGSGSTYAHSGGHRGTRGLERASGLLGSVPTYALLAQRWFHVMGGSAMDLCAVAVTARRWAADNPDAVDHSPLDADSYHAAPMIAEPLRRPDCARPVNGAVAVVVTGDTTLGHNRIRLRGFGRSHPVRRRRAGAESWFGGGRSAVDTALAQAGMARSDIDVVELYDPFSIVTLILLAEYGLTNDAPVGAFVQEGRIAPGGDRPVNTGGGQLAGFYLQGMTPLAEAILQLRGLGGARQVSHASTALVSGLGGRMDHHAAVVLERAA encoded by the coding sequence ATGGTCACCGACGTCGACATTGCGGGCCTGGGCATGACGCCGATGTCCTTGCGACCCGGCGCGACTCCGGGCCGCCTGGCATGCGACGCAATCGTCGCCGCGCTGCGCGACGCGAGCATCGGCCATGCCGACGTCGACGGCCTTCTGGTGGCCTCCTCCCAGGGCGTGCGACCCGAGCGGGTGGGGGTCGGGCTGGCTGCCACCGCGGGACTTGTCGACCTGCGATTGCTCGAGCACCTCGAGATCAAGGGCGCCACCACCCTAGCCATGCTGCAGCGAGCCCACTACGCGATCAGCTCCGGTGAGGCGCACACCGTCGTCTGCGTATTCGCCGACGCCCCGATCGTGACAGGACGCGGTTCCGGTTCGACCTACGCCCACAGCGGTGGCCACAGGGGCACCCGAGGCCTGGAGCGGGCCTCGGGACTGCTTGGCTCGGTGCCGACCTACGCGCTGCTGGCCCAGCGCTGGTTCCACGTCATGGGTGGGTCTGCGATGGATTTGTGCGCGGTCGCCGTCACAGCACGCCGCTGGGCAGCCGACAATCCCGACGCCGTGGATCACAGTCCCCTGGATGCTGACAGTTATCACGCCGCCCCGATGATCGCCGAGCCGCTGCGCCGCCCGGATTGCGCCCGCCCAGTCAACGGTGCCGTCGCCGTGGTAGTGACTGGTGACACGACCTTGGGCCACAATAGGATTCGACTGCGCGGATTCGGCCGGTCGCACCCCGTGCGGCGCAGGCGCGCCGGGGCGGAGTCATGGTTCGGCGGTGGACGGAGCGCCGTGGACACCGCATTGGCGCAGGCCGGCATGGCCAGGTCGGACATCGACGTCGTCGAACTCTACGACCCGTTCTCGATCGTGACACTCATCCTGCTCGCCGAATACGGGTTGACCAACGACGCGCCCGTCGGCGCATTCGTCCAAGAAGGGCGCATCGCACCCGGCGGCGATCGGCCGGTCAACACCGGCGGAGGCCAGCTGGCCGGTTTCTACCTTCAGGGCATGACACCGCTCGCCGAAGCCATCCTGCAGCTGCGCGGACTCGGTGGAGCACGCCAGGTTTCGCATGCGTCCACCGCACTGGTCAGCGGGCTTGGCGGGCGAATGGACCACCACGCGGCCGTGGTCCTGGAGCGTGCCGCATGA
- the hpaH gene encoding 2-oxo-hept-4-ene-1,7-dioate hydratase translates to MTRPSPADIDVLAAELHRAEHERRTISQLSLRFPEMTVEDAYAVQRALVELKVADGRVIKGRKVGLTSKTMQRAVSIDEPDFGALFDDMFFADGGRVPLGRFIRPRIEVELAFVLGHALRGPDVTAADVVAATDHVVPAMEILDARVDMTDRETGHRRTIVDTIADNAANAGLVLGSQAVRPAELDLRWVPALLLRNGVIEESGVSAAVLDNPAHAVAWLANRIAGYGISLSGGDVVLSGSFTAAIFADPGDEFVADFGELGTVSITFAEL, encoded by the coding sequence ATGACTCGGCCGTCGCCCGCCGATATCGACGTCCTCGCTGCGGAATTGCACCGTGCTGAGCACGAACGCCGCACGATTTCTCAGCTGTCGCTGCGGTTTCCCGAGATGACGGTGGAGGACGCCTACGCAGTGCAGCGGGCACTGGTGGAACTCAAGGTTGCTGATGGTCGAGTCATTAAGGGCCGCAAGGTAGGTCTGACCTCTAAGACCATGCAGCGGGCGGTGTCGATTGATGAGCCTGACTTCGGCGCGCTCTTTGATGACATGTTCTTCGCCGACGGGGGGCGGGTGCCGCTGGGCAGATTTATCCGCCCACGAATCGAGGTCGAACTGGCCTTCGTACTGGGCCACGCACTGCGTGGTCCCGACGTTACGGCGGCTGATGTAGTGGCGGCCACCGACCACGTCGTGCCGGCTATGGAGATCCTTGATGCCCGGGTGGATATGACCGACCGCGAGACCGGGCACCGGCGCACGATCGTCGATACGATCGCTGATAACGCCGCCAATGCGGGATTGGTCCTGGGTTCTCAGGCGGTGCGTCCTGCGGAGCTGGACTTGCGGTGGGTGCCGGCGCTGCTGTTGCGCAACGGTGTCATCGAAGAGTCCGGGGTATCGGCGGCGGTGTTGGACAACCCGGCTCACGCGGTCGCGTGGTTGGCCAATCGCATTGCCGGATACGGAATCTCGCTTTCTGGGGGTGATGTCGTGCTATCAGGGTCGTTCACCGCGGCCATTTTTGCCGACCCTGGTGACGAATTTGTCGCTGACTTCGGGGAGCTGGGAACGGTGTCGATCACGTTCGCGGAGCTGTAA
- a CDS encoding ferredoxin, translating into MKLRLQREHCVGHAQCYAVNQDMFPLDDSGYSSLTTTEVAPQDVETARAGAGACPERALVLDED; encoded by the coding sequence ATGAAGTTACGGCTGCAACGCGAACACTGTGTCGGCCACGCGCAGTGCTACGCCGTCAATCAGGACATGTTCCCACTCGATGACAGCGGCTACTCGTCGCTGACGACGACGGAGGTCGCACCGCAAGACGTCGAGACCGCACGCGCAGGAGCGGGCGCCTGCCCCGAACGCGCGCTCGTCCTTGACGAGGATTAG
- a CDS encoding class I adenylate-forming enzyme family protein yields the protein MLIHDVTANNARRYPNKIALIDGDRRHSWSQLDDRARRLANVLLDRGLQAGDRVVVIARNCIEWPEISFGLSYAGLVAIPVNIRLTPDEVAHIVDDSGARAAIVHGDQFDRFAVALEALDPFVIGNDYERRLANASPAAPPCPTAPDDMAVILYTSGTTGRAKGVMHAHRALLYQAADTNLVTEAQASDVMLATTPFFTAGGMLRTVSWLYLGQTMVIHQRFEPERVLDEIEHHKITFTTFIPTMLQRTLAMIESGPPRDLSSLRRISYGSAPVPPGLAERAMTLLGCDLQQRYGLTECGGQATILTPQDHRDIVAGRVSILTSCGRETPMCVIRICDADGRSLPAHEVGEIVIESPANAMGYWNQPQQTAATFRADGVRTGDMGYLDADNYLHVTGRQTDMIISGGFNVYPAEIERVIAQCDGVELVAVVGVPDAEWGETPVAVVVPHPSYTDLHALTAELTTACRERLAGYKQPRRFAYRNELPLGPAGKILKGRIREDLDATQPEAVIGHQRSAD from the coding sequence CTGCTCATCCATGACGTCACCGCCAACAACGCCCGCCGCTACCCCAACAAGATCGCCTTAATCGATGGTGACCGGCGGCATTCCTGGTCGCAACTGGACGACCGTGCCCGTCGACTGGCCAACGTCCTGCTCGACCGGGGTCTTCAGGCCGGCGACCGCGTCGTCGTGATCGCCCGCAACTGCATCGAATGGCCAGAGATCTCCTTCGGCCTGTCCTATGCCGGGCTCGTCGCCATCCCCGTCAACATCCGGCTCACCCCCGACGAGGTCGCACACATCGTCGATGACTCGGGTGCCCGCGCCGCCATCGTGCACGGCGACCAATTCGACAGGTTCGCCGTCGCGCTGGAGGCCTTGGACCCATTCGTCATTGGCAACGACTACGAACGCCGCCTGGCCAACGCGTCCCCCGCCGCACCGCCATGCCCGACCGCGCCCGACGATATGGCCGTCATCCTCTACACCAGCGGGACGACCGGCCGGGCCAAGGGGGTCATGCACGCTCACCGTGCCCTGCTTTACCAGGCCGCCGATACGAATCTGGTGACCGAGGCGCAGGCATCCGACGTCATGTTGGCAACCACGCCGTTCTTCACCGCCGGCGGAATGCTGCGCACCGTCTCCTGGCTATACCTCGGCCAGACGATGGTGATCCATCAACGCTTCGAACCTGAACGCGTCTTGGACGAGATCGAGCACCATAAAATCACCTTCACCACATTCATCCCCACGATGCTGCAACGCACGCTGGCCATGATCGAGTCGGGTCCACCCCGCGACCTTTCGAGCCTGCGCCGCATCTCCTACGGGTCGGCACCAGTCCCACCCGGCCTGGCCGAACGGGCAATGACGTTGCTCGGCTGCGACTTACAGCAACGGTATGGTCTGACCGAGTGCGGTGGACAGGCCACCATCTTGACGCCACAGGACCACCGCGACATCGTCGCCGGACGGGTTTCTATCCTGACGTCGTGTGGACGCGAAACCCCGATGTGCGTGATCCGCATCTGCGACGCCGACGGACGATCACTTCCGGCACACGAAGTCGGCGAGATCGTCATCGAAAGCCCGGCCAACGCCATGGGCTACTGGAACCAGCCCCAGCAAACCGCCGCCACCTTCCGCGCTGACGGCGTGCGCACCGGGGACATGGGATACCTCGACGCAGATAACTATCTGCACGTCACCGGACGCCAAACCGACATGATCATCTCCGGCGGCTTCAACGTGTACCCGGCCGAAATCGAACGGGTCATCGCCCAATGTGACGGAGTCGAGCTAGTGGCGGTGGTCGGCGTGCCGGACGCCGAATGGGGCGAGACCCCGGTGGCCGTCGTCGTGCCGCACCCGTCATACACCGACCTCCATGCACTGACCGCCGAGCTCACCACCGCATGTCGTGAACGGCTAGCCGGCTACAAGCAACCCCGTCGATTCGCCTATCGCAACGAATTGCCCCTCGGGCCGGCGGGCAAGATCCTCAAGGGCCGGATCCGCGAAGACCTCGACGCGACGCAGCCCGAGGCCGTGATCGGCCACCAGCGATCAGCGGACTAG
- a CDS encoding OB-fold domain-containing protein, producing MSISNPPANPTTAHCAADWLLAESLAPHVQGDPLQPLYDFAARGVLAMPFCAHCDLALELEQQRCDGCGALEMLWRQVEPVGEVHAATMMHRRERGLVVAEQPYPIVDVELVSSHRIVVTTVTPCPAAPPIGARVFLGFRRLGAATIPAIEYSKGSS from the coding sequence ATGAGCATTTCGAACCCACCCGCGAACCCGACAACCGCGCACTGCGCAGCCGACTGGTTACTTGCAGAATCACTAGCACCCCACGTGCAAGGCGATCCCCTGCAACCGTTGTACGACTTCGCCGCGCGCGGGGTACTGGCAATGCCTTTTTGTGCGCACTGCGACCTGGCGCTCGAGCTCGAACAACAGCGGTGCGACGGCTGCGGCGCACTTGAAATGCTTTGGCGCCAAGTCGAACCCGTCGGGGAGGTCCACGCCGCCACCATGATGCATCGCCGCGAACGCGGGCTAGTCGTTGCCGAGCAGCCCTATCCGATCGTTGACGTGGAACTTGTCAGCAGTCACCGCATCGTCGTCACAACAGTGACGCCATGCCCCGCTGCTCCCCCGATCGGAGCCAGGGTCTTCCTCGGCTTCAGACGCCTAGGAGCGGCCACCATCCCGGCCATCGAGTACAGCAAAGGATCGTCGTGA
- a CDS encoding aromatic-ring-hydroxylating dioxygenase subunit beta, producing MRAVPDSDILSFLYLESRLADEGRYSEWESLWADDAEYRVPMNPDDDPRTSLAYINDNRRRIKSRVAQLNTGNRHSQVPPSHLRRLLSNSEVVGTTADTVTVESNFALFEYRVRQRVWAGRVVHTVRRADADGELWLVRKIVHLIDASGPVDTLAFLI from the coding sequence ATGCGCGCCGTACCCGATTCCGACATCCTGTCGTTCCTCTACCTGGAATCAAGACTGGCCGACGAAGGCCGGTACTCGGAATGGGAGTCGCTGTGGGCCGACGACGCCGAGTACCGAGTACCGATGAATCCCGACGACGATCCGCGCACATCGTTGGCCTACATCAACGACAACCGGCGGCGCATCAAAAGCCGCGTCGCGCAGTTGAACACCGGAAACCGGCACTCGCAGGTGCCACCGTCACATCTGCGCCGGCTGCTGTCCAACTCCGAGGTTGTCGGCACGACCGCTGACACCGTAACCGTGGAGTCGAACTTCGCGTTGTTCGAATACCGTGTGCGACAGCGCGTCTGGGCCGGCCGGGTGGTACATACCGTCAGGCGCGCCGACGCCGATGGCGAGCTGTGGCTGGTCCGCAAGATCGTTCACCTCATCGACGCGAGCGGGCCCGTCGACACGCTCGCTTTCCTGATCTAG
- a CDS encoding alpha/beta fold hydrolase translates to MYLKQLSFSQRYLTVPVNGQAVRTRVAEAGDPAMPHLVLLHGTGGHWETFAPNLGELSVHFHCIALDMVGNGFTDKPDFDYEIPVYVEHVLAVMDALGIERAHLVAMSLGAWVAAAIAVRHPERADRLILMSPAGKEASATNMARIRAERTKAVNEPTWESLHAVFAHLIADERNRLPDLIGLRQAIYQREDTRASIDHLLILQDPEARDRNLIAEADWRSISSPVTVVASGRDHGVYQETATSIAALIPDARVLEMPEVRHWPHFEDPDMFNAAAVAFLVGR, encoded by the coding sequence ATGTACCTCAAGCAATTGTCGTTTTCTCAGCGCTATCTGACGGTGCCTGTCAACGGGCAGGCGGTGCGCACTCGGGTGGCCGAAGCCGGCGATCCGGCGATGCCGCACCTAGTGCTCCTGCACGGCACTGGTGGTCATTGGGAAACCTTCGCGCCCAATCTCGGCGAGCTGTCTGTGCACTTTCATTGCATCGCGCTGGACATGGTCGGTAACGGCTTCACCGACAAGCCGGATTTCGACTACGAGATCCCGGTCTACGTCGAACATGTGCTTGCGGTGATGGACGCGCTCGGCATCGAGCGGGCGCACCTGGTGGCGATGTCGCTCGGGGCCTGGGTGGCCGCGGCTATCGCGGTTCGCCATCCGGAGCGGGCTGACCGGCTGATCCTGATGTCGCCGGCCGGCAAGGAGGCGTCGGCGACCAATATGGCCCGTATTCGCGCCGAGCGGACCAAGGCGGTCAACGAGCCCACGTGGGAGTCGCTGCACGCGGTGTTCGCCCATCTGATTGCCGATGAACGCAACCGGCTGCCTGATCTCATCGGGCTGCGGCAGGCGATCTACCAACGTGAGGACACCCGGGCCAGCATCGATCATCTGCTGATCCTGCAGGATCCGGAGGCACGAGACCGTAATCTGATTGCGGAGGCGGATTGGCGATCGATCAGCTCGCCGGTCACGGTGGTTGCCTCGGGGCGCGACCACGGTGTGTATCAGGAAACCGCTACTTCGATCGCGGCACTGATCCCCGATGCCAGGGTTTTGGAGATGCCCGAGGTGCGTCATTGGCCACACTTTGAGGATCCGGACATGTTCAACGCCGCGGCTGTCGCGTTCCTCGTAGGCCGATGA
- a CDS encoding enoyl-CoA hydratase/isomerase family protein, protein MSDEILKIESDGAVRIVTLNKPDSLNALSYELHLELCNVWQRIASDWEARVVVLTGAGRAFCAGGDVSGFLEKVTNVDRRRHGMREAGRLVTEMLRFHLPVIAAINGPAVGLGASLATMADIVYMADTAFIADTHVTMGLVAGDGGAITWPAMMSILRAKEYLFTGERIYAKDAKEIGLANKVLAPEELMPAALELAHKLAAHPAQALQDTKRAVNLHLNAAAGRVLPYALAAEEVSFSQPEVARIARDLAAKADGGKG, encoded by the coding sequence ATGAGCGACGAAATCCTCAAGATCGAGTCTGACGGGGCGGTCCGTATCGTCACACTGAACAAACCCGACAGCCTCAATGCGCTCTCCTATGAACTCCATCTGGAGCTGTGCAACGTATGGCAGCGGATCGCCAGCGACTGGGAGGCCCGCGTCGTGGTGCTTACCGGTGCGGGGCGGGCGTTCTGCGCCGGAGGCGACGTGTCCGGCTTCCTCGAGAAGGTCACCAACGTTGACCGGCGGCGACACGGCATGCGCGAAGCCGGCCGGCTGGTCACCGAAATGCTGCGCTTCCACCTGCCGGTCATCGCGGCAATCAACGGCCCCGCAGTCGGACTCGGTGCCAGCCTGGCCACGATGGCCGACATCGTGTACATGGCGGATACCGCATTCATTGCCGACACGCATGTCACCATGGGTCTGGTCGCCGGCGACGGTGGAGCTATCACATGGCCCGCAATGATGAGCATCCTGCGCGCCAAGGAGTATCTGTTCACCGGGGAACGCATCTACGCAAAAGACGCCAAGGAGATTGGCTTGGCCAACAAGGTGTTAGCTCCTGAGGAGCTCATGCCCGCCGCACTCGAACTCGCCCACAAGCTCGCCGCACATCCGGCGCAGGCGTTGCAGGACACCAAGCGCGCAGTCAACTTGCACCTCAATGCCGCGGCAGGGCGGGTCCTTCCGTATGCGCTTGCCGCCGAGGAGGTCTCCTTCAGCCAACCCGAGGTGGCCAGAATCGCGCGTGACTTGGCGGCCAAAGCCGACGGAGGGAAGGGCTAG
- a CDS encoding aldehyde dehydrogenase family protein, giving the protein MGAGYEGRLFIDGEFREARSGNRYDVINPADESVVAAAADAGPEDVADAVTAARRVADETTWATDHAFRRHCLEQFHQALRKDVEELRTIVTSEAGVCTAVMGTHVDAMIEGMDFFNDLATSFPWERELGPYELLGMRSNRRVRYQPYGVVGAITPWNAPFMTAIWKIHHSLAAGNAVVLKSAPDTPLTAARMVQLIAEHTDIPAGAVNTISSADKAIAGDALTGDPRVDLYHFTGSPGVGERVQQRAAIGSRKVVLELGGKSANVLLPDADLDSSCAMGTFMCMATSGQGCALPTRMVVHESIYDDVVERLTANIGNMPWGDPTEPNNIVGPIIRAEQVDRMEGLVNRAKQAGAKVPVGGKRGDRDRGFWYEPTLVVDVDENAEIAQNEVFGPVLTVVRYEGDDDEAVRVANNSRYGLSAYVQSADEERAWAVAGRLNAGTVNINNSFYLSPDGPFGGWGISGVGVEHGVEGFAEYLRIKTIASPC; this is encoded by the coding sequence ATGGGTGCTGGATACGAGGGCAGGCTGTTCATCGACGGAGAGTTCCGAGAAGCCCGCTCGGGCAATCGTTACGACGTAATCAATCCCGCGGACGAATCGGTGGTGGCCGCCGCCGCCGATGCCGGCCCGGAGGACGTGGCCGACGCGGTCACAGCTGCCCGGCGGGTAGCCGATGAGACGACGTGGGCCACCGACCACGCGTTCCGGCGCCACTGCCTCGAGCAATTCCACCAAGCACTCCGCAAGGACGTCGAGGAACTGCGCACCATCGTGACATCGGAAGCAGGTGTGTGCACCGCGGTGATGGGCACGCACGTCGACGCGATGATCGAGGGAATGGACTTTTTCAATGACCTGGCCACGTCGTTCCCCTGGGAGCGTGAGCTGGGGCCCTACGAACTTCTGGGGATGCGGTCCAACCGGCGCGTGCGCTACCAGCCGTACGGCGTGGTTGGGGCTATCACCCCGTGGAATGCCCCTTTCATGACCGCCATCTGGAAGATCCACCACAGCCTCGCCGCCGGGAACGCCGTCGTGCTCAAGAGCGCCCCAGATACACCGCTGACCGCAGCGCGCATGGTTCAGCTGATCGCCGAACACACCGACATTCCGGCCGGCGCAGTCAACACGATCAGCTCAGCGGACAAGGCCATCGCCGGTGATGCCCTCACCGGCGATCCGCGTGTGGATCTGTATCACTTCACCGGCTCCCCCGGCGTCGGCGAACGAGTTCAACAGCGCGCGGCCATCGGGAGCCGCAAGGTCGTCCTGGAGTTGGGCGGTAAGTCGGCCAACGTGCTGCTTCCCGACGCCGACCTCGATTCTTCCTGCGCTATGGGGACATTCATGTGCATGGCAACCAGCGGTCAGGGATGCGCACTGCCAACCCGCATGGTGGTCCACGAATCGATCTACGACGACGTCGTCGAGCGGCTAACGGCCAACATCGGGAACATGCCCTGGGGTGACCCGACCGAGCCGAACAACATCGTGGGCCCGATCATCCGGGCCGAGCAGGTCGATCGGATGGAGGGTCTCGTCAACCGCGCGAAGCAGGCCGGAGCCAAAGTGCCCGTCGGCGGTAAGCGCGGCGATCGCGACAGGGGGTTCTGGTACGAGCCGACCCTGGTGGTCGACGTCGACGAGAACGCGGAGATCGCCCAGAACGAGGTCTTCGGCCCCGTACTGACGGTCGTCCGCTACGAAGGTGATGACGATGAGGCGGTGCGAGTGGCCAACAACTCCCGCTACGGTCTGTCGGCCTACGTCCAGTCTGCCGACGAGGAGCGGGCGTGGGCGGTCGCCGGACGACTCAATGCAGGCACGGTCAATATCAACAACTCCTTCTACCTCTCGCCCGACGGACCATTCGGCGGATGGGGCATCAGCGGCGTTGGTGTGGAGCACGGCGTCGAGGGCTTCGCGGAGTATCTCCGTATCAAGACCATCGCCAGCCCCTGCTGA
- a CDS encoding aromatic ring-hydroxylating oxygenase subunit alpha, giving the protein MTTVEKPKQPTPPPHDDIADIVRPDRVHGSVYTSPAVFQREMDTIFRKGWVYVAHDSEVSESGDYLTRMIGTDPVIVVRGRDGVVRVLLNRCSHRANRLCNADKGNANAFRCPYHGWTFKNTGELSGVPMREAYGDAFEQVRGELGLALAPRVDSYGGFIFASLSPEGPTLAEHLGNATHAIDRLLNLSPTRSIDLRANWMKHLHHANWKMVVENNVDGYHALFTHASVYDAIRPAKVSHVPTKVDVVVRDMGNGHSEIDYSDEYRKLDEEFVWYGRIPRAKLAGYVDALERAYGPDQTHDALVVGPPHTLIWPNLFLAEMNVMFVEPQAVNRTVAYTTAVLIPGHDDLNQRTMRRAEGAMGPAGFLIADDGEIGMRNQAGLAATTPEWLVLSRGMTTDVVDETGTVNSDKSAETPQRGFYARWAQVVSGAAS; this is encoded by the coding sequence GTGACCACAGTCGAGAAACCGAAGCAGCCCACACCCCCGCCCCATGACGACATCGCCGACATCGTGCGACCAGACCGAGTGCACGGATCGGTCTATACCTCGCCGGCCGTCTTCCAGCGCGAAATGGACACCATCTTCCGCAAGGGCTGGGTTTACGTCGCCCACGACAGCGAAGTCAGCGAATCCGGTGACTACCTCACGCGGATGATCGGCACCGACCCGGTGATCGTCGTGCGCGGCCGCGACGGCGTGGTCCGAGTGCTGCTCAACCGCTGCAGCCACAGAGCCAACCGGCTATGCAACGCAGACAAGGGGAACGCCAACGCGTTTCGCTGCCCGTACCACGGCTGGACTTTCAAGAACACCGGCGAGCTCAGCGGCGTCCCCATGCGCGAGGCCTACGGCGATGCTTTCGAACAGGTACGTGGCGAGCTCGGCCTGGCCCTCGCCCCCCGGGTGGACAGCTACGGCGGATTCATCTTCGCATCGTTGAGCCCGGAGGGACCGACATTGGCCGAGCACCTGGGCAACGCCACGCACGCCATCGACAGGTTGCTGAACCTGTCCCCCACCCGCAGCATCGATCTGCGGGCCAACTGGATGAAGCATCTCCACCACGCCAACTGGAAGATGGTGGTGGAAAACAACGTTGACGGCTACCACGCCTTGTTCACCCACGCATCGGTGTACGACGCGATTCGCCCCGCCAAGGTGTCGCACGTACCGACCAAAGTCGACGTCGTCGTCCGCGACATGGGCAACGGGCATTCGGAGATCGACTATTCCGACGAATACCGCAAACTGGACGAGGAATTCGTCTGGTACGGGCGCATTCCCCGAGCCAAGCTGGCCGGCTATGTCGATGCCCTCGAGCGCGCCTACGGACCCGACCAGACCCACGACGCCCTCGTGGTGGGACCCCCGCACACGCTCATTTGGCCCAACCTCTTCCTCGCCGAGATGAACGTCATGTTCGTCGAACCGCAGGCCGTCAACCGCACCGTGGCCTACACCACCGCAGTGCTCATACCGGGCCATGACGACCTCAACCAGCGCACCATGCGCCGCGCCGAGGGCGCCATGGGCCCGGCCGGGTTCCTGATCGCCGACGACGGCGAGATCGGGATGCGCAACCAGGCCGGGCTGGCCGCCACGACGCCGGAGTGGCTGGTGCTGTCCCGAGGGATGACCACCGACGTCGTCGACGAGACGGGAACGGTCAACTCGGACAAGAGCGCTGAGACGCCGCAGCGGGGCTTCTACGCGCGCTGGGCGCAGGTCGTCAGCGGAGCAGCCTCATGA